In the genome of Desulfovibrio desulfuricans, one region contains:
- the thiS gene encoding sulfur carrier protein ThiS codes for MEVTINGETESFAKPCSVADMLAARGHDAQRVVVERNGSILPRELFSQTVLCQGDSLEIVHFVGGG; via the coding sequence ATGGAAGTCACAATCAACGGGGAAACAGAATCCTTTGCCAAGCCGTGCAGCGTAGCCGACATGCTGGCCGCGCGCGGGCATGACGCCCAAAGGGTTGTCGTCGAGCGCAACGGCAGCATTCTGCCACGCGAGCTTTTTTCCCAAACCGTGCTCTGCCAGGGCGACAGCCTGGAAATAGTGCACTTTGTGGGCGGCGGTTAA
- a CDS encoding thiazole synthase: protein MNDSFILGGVTLASRLFIGTGKYGTDSLIPAVAEASGAEVITVAMRRVDKQAGEQQTAQGIMGHIPSHMRLLPNTSGARTADEAVRLARLARAAGCGDWIKIEVISDTRHLLPDGYETAKATEILVKEGFTVLPYINPDLYVARACAAAGAAAIMPLGAPIGTNRGLRTTEMVGILIEEIELPIIVDAGIGRPSQACEAMEMGAAACLVNTAIASSSDPVAMARAFGAAVRAGRDAWLAGPGAVRAQAQGAEASSPLTGFLR from the coding sequence ATGAACGATTCTTTCATTCTCGGCGGCGTTACCCTTGCGAGCCGTCTTTTTATCGGCACAGGCAAATACGGCACAGACAGTCTTATCCCCGCCGTGGCTGAGGCCAGCGGCGCGGAGGTCATCACTGTGGCCATGCGCCGCGTGGACAAGCAGGCCGGCGAGCAGCAGACGGCCCAGGGCATCATGGGGCACATCCCCTCGCATATGCGCCTTTTGCCCAATACATCCGGCGCTCGCACGGCTGACGAAGCCGTGCGTCTGGCCCGCCTGGCCCGCGCTGCCGGGTGCGGCGACTGGATCAAGATTGAAGTCATCTCCGATACCCGCCACCTGCTGCCCGACGGCTACGAAACCGCCAAGGCAACGGAAATTCTGGTCAAAGAGGGTTTTACCGTGCTGCCCTACATCAACCCCGACCTGTACGTGGCGCGCGCCTGCGCGGCGGCTGGCGCAGCCGCGATCATGCCGCTTGGCGCGCCCATAGGCACCAACCGGGGCCTGCGCACCACGGAGATGGTAGGCATCCTGATTGAAGAGATCGAGCTGCCCATTATAGTAGACGCAGGCATTGGCCGTCCCTCGCAAGCCTGCGAGGCCATGGAAATGGGCGCGGCCGCCTGCCTTGTCAACACGGCCATCGCTTCGTCCAGCGACCCGGTTGCCATGGCCCGCGCCTTTGGCGCTGCGGTCCGGGCCGGGCGCGATGCATGGCTTGCCGGGCCGGGCGCGGTACGGGCGCAGGCCCAGGGGGCCGAGGCATCCTCGCCGCTGACGGGGTTTCTCCGTTAA
- the thiH gene encoding 2-iminoacetate synthase ThiH — protein METFQEYLQAWPSARRAEGAARATEDDVLAVLQKELLQPADLLTLLSPAAAPHLEAMARRARDLTLRFFGRAVNIFTPLYISDVCTNQCRYCGFSAKNKQPRRHLSIDEAAAEADAIADKGFQHILLLTGDARHLSSPQYIADAAHRIKPRFASVGVEVYSLTTEEYQLLVKSGVDSMTMFQETYNPDLYAWLHPVGPKHDYGFRLNAPQRAAEGGIRSIGVGALLGLESFEQDAFATGLHAWWLQRRYPGVDISVSIPRICPHEGNFDVQHAVDDRHLVQYVTAMRCFLPRACITCSSRESAFMRDHLVPIGVTRVSAGVSTAVGGRATQDMHNPGQFEITDHRSLEEMTASLSGIGYQAVLKDWEHPVAV, from the coding sequence ATGGAAACTTTTCAGGAATATCTGCAGGCCTGGCCGTCAGCCCGCAGGGCCGAGGGAGCCGCGCGCGCCACTGAGGACGACGTGCTGGCCGTGCTGCAAAAAGAACTTCTGCAGCCCGCCGACTTGCTCACCCTGCTCTCGCCGGCCGCTGCGCCGCACCTTGAGGCCATGGCCCGCCGCGCGCGCGATCTGACCCTGCGTTTTTTTGGCAGGGCGGTGAACATCTTCACGCCGCTCTATATCTCCGATGTCTGCACCAACCAGTGCCGCTACTGCGGCTTTAGCGCCAAAAACAAGCAACCCCGCCGCCATCTGAGCATAGACGAGGCCGCCGCCGAAGCCGATGCCATTGCGGACAAGGGTTTTCAGCACATTCTGCTGCTCACTGGCGACGCGCGGCATTTGTCCTCGCCGCAATATATCGCCGACGCGGCTCACCGCATCAAGCCCCGCTTTGCCTCGGTGGGCGTTGAGGTGTACTCCCTCACTACCGAAGAATATCAGCTGCTTGTAAAGTCCGGCGTTGACAGCATGACCATGTTTCAGGAGACCTACAACCCGGACCTCTACGCATGGCTGCACCCGGTCGGCCCCAAGCACGACTACGGTTTCAGGCTCAACGCACCGCAGCGTGCGGCAGAAGGCGGCATACGCTCCATCGGCGTGGGTGCGCTGCTTGGGCTTGAATCGTTCGAGCAGGATGCCTTTGCCACCGGCCTGCATGCATGGTGGCTGCAAAGACGCTACCCCGGCGTGGACATAAGCGTTTCCATACCGCGCATCTGTCCGCACGAGGGCAATTTTGACGTGCAGCACGCCGTGGACGACCGCCATCTGGTGCAATACGTGACAGCCATGCGCTGCTTTTTGCCGCGTGCGTGCATCACCTGTTCCAGCCGCGAAAGCGCGTTCATGCGCGACCATCTCGTCCCCATCGGCGTAACAAGGGTTTCCGCAGGGGTTTCCACGGCCGTGGGCGGCCGCGCCACGCAGGACATGCACAACCCCGGCCAGTTTGAAATCACCGACCACCGCAGCCTGGAAGAAATGACGGCGTCCCTGTCGGGCATCGGCTATCAGGCCGTACTCAAGGACTGGGAACACCCGGTAGCCGTTTAG
- the thiF gene encoding sulfur carrier protein ThiS adenylyltransferase ThiF, giving the protein MQNALHTGLARYLSPAQLETLHAARIGVAGAGGLGSNAALMLARCGIGNLLLVDDDVVDASNLNRQQYWPRHVGRPKVEALAELLLELNPDMTVETRRMRLDQRNIPTVLSACPIWVEAFDGPDDKTLLVEAALLGGYRIASASGLGGWGGKAMSKRQLGNLVLVGDFSTDVLLAPPLAPRVTEAAALLADAVLEMVLGAQETV; this is encoded by the coding sequence ATGCAAAACGCACTTCATACCGGGCTTGCCCGCTATCTCAGCCCCGCCCAGCTGGAGACGCTGCACGCCGCGCGCATCGGCGTTGCTGGCGCAGGCGGTCTTGGCTCCAATGCCGCGTTGATGCTTGCCCGCTGCGGCATCGGCAACCTGCTGCTGGTGGACGACGACGTGGTGGACGCCTCGAACCTCAACCGCCAGCAATACTGGCCCAGGCATGTGGGCCGTCCCAAGGTCGAAGCCCTTGCCGAACTGCTGCTGGAACTCAACCCCGATATGACTGTCGAAACCCGGCGCATGCGTCTTGACCAGCGCAACATACCCACGGTGCTCTCCGCGTGCCCCATCTGGGTAGAGGCCTTTGACGGCCCGGACGACAAAACCCTGCTGGTTGAGGCCGCCCTGCTCGGGGGCTACCGCATCGCCAGCGCTTCGGGCCTGGGCGGATGGGGCGGCAAGGCGATGAGCAAACGTCAGCTTGGCAACCTTGTGCTTGTGGGCGACTTCAGCACCGATGTACTGCTGGCCCCGCCTCTCGCCCCCCGCGTTACCGAGGCTGCGGCCCTGCTGGCCGACGCCGTGCTTGAAATGGTGCTTGGCGCGCAAGAGACGGTCTGA
- a CDS encoding methyl-accepting chemotaxis protein → MNLKFLLYCCLAALLAACLGFGAAQLSGLLVLGLAVCGLAAALGAFAAGRVLWSGAVRESIDAACAIAAKPGSAVQSVDPALAPLFASLDDLRQVYKYDKEYKQGILRGLPMPFLLVDPKERALSTNRECLNMLEIDGSIESCLGKTLAELFYNDPTRKTAVGKSMSTGECFRNLEVTIGGHKGGKVNVLANVFPIYNSEGECIGGMCVYVDMTALNNAQREITEKNQRMAGVAQALEDTMDELAKIVEALTGSIRQSDKNAALAAGQLGEAASAMGHMNARVQEVAISADKAAGASAHTMTKATTGAEVVQNALHGIENVHKVSLDLRQDMAQLESHARAITEIMNVISDIADQTNLLALNAAIEAARAGEAGRGFAVVADEVRKLAEKTMASTTDVGRAIDAIQQSAAKSMSSMDNAVQQVVQATDYAKQSGEALDDIVGTVKDTVGQVKAIAAASDEQSAASEEITHTIDQVNSMVADAAGSMGQANMETGKLQELTGKLEDLTAQLKV, encoded by the coding sequence GTGAATCTCAAGTTTCTTTTGTACTGTTGCCTGGCGGCGCTGCTTGCCGCGTGTTTGGGTTTTGGCGCAGCGCAGTTAAGCGGTTTGCTGGTGTTGGGCCTGGCGGTATGCGGCCTCGCAGCAGCTCTGGGGGCTTTTGCCGCCGGGCGAGTGCTCTGGAGCGGAGCGGTGCGTGAATCGATTGACGCTGCATGCGCCATTGCTGCCAAACCGGGCAGCGCAGTGCAATCGGTGGATCCGGCCCTTGCCCCCCTGTTTGCAAGCCTTGACGACCTGCGGCAGGTCTACAAATACGACAAGGAGTACAAGCAGGGCATCCTGCGCGGCCTGCCCATGCCTTTTTTGCTGGTCGACCCCAAAGAGCGTGCGCTCAGCACCAACAGGGAATGCCTCAATATGCTTGAAATAGACGGCAGCATTGAGTCCTGTCTTGGCAAAACCCTGGCCGAACTGTTTTACAATGACCCCACCCGCAAGACCGCTGTGGGCAAAAGCATGTCCACGGGCGAGTGTTTTAGAAACCTCGAGGTGACCATCGGCGGGCACAAGGGCGGCAAGGTCAATGTGCTGGCCAATGTGTTTCCCATCTACAACTCCGAGGGTGAATGCATCGGCGGCATGTGCGTGTATGTTGACATGACCGCCCTTAACAACGCCCAGCGCGAAATTACCGAAAAGAACCAGCGCATGGCCGGTGTGGCCCAGGCGCTGGAAGACACCATGGACGAGCTGGCCAAAATTGTTGAGGCCCTCACCGGCAGCATCCGGCAGTCTGACAAAAATGCCGCGCTGGCAGCCGGCCAGCTTGGCGAGGCGGCCTCGGCCATGGGGCACATGAACGCCAGGGTGCAGGAAGTGGCCATCAGCGCCGACAAGGCCGCCGGAGCCTCCGCCCATACCATGACCAAGGCTACCACCGGCGCGGAAGTGGTGCAAAACGCCCTGCACGGCATCGAAAACGTACACAAGGTTTCTCTCGACCTGCGTCAGGACATGGCCCAGCTCGAATCGCACGCCCGCGCCATTACCGAAATCATGAACGTCATTTCGGATATTGCCGACCAGACCAACCTGCTGGCCCTCAATGCCGCCATTGAAGCGGCCCGCGCTGGCGAGGCCGGTCGGGGTTTTGCCGTGGTGGCCGACGAGGTGCGCAAACTGGCTGAAAAGACCATGGCCTCCACCACCGATGTGGGCCGCGCCATCGATGCCATCCAGCAAAGCGCAGCCAAAAGCATGTCTTCCATGGACAATGCCGTGCAGCAGGTCGTGCAGGCTACCGATTACGCCAAACAGTCGGGCGAAGCTCTTGATGATATCGTGGGCACGGTGAAAGATACCGTGGGGCAGGTCAAGGCCATTGCCGCCGCCAGCGATGAGCAGTCCGCCGCCAGCGAGGAGATTACCCACACTATTGATCAGGTCAACAGCATGGTGGCTGATGCCGCCGGATCCATGGGCCAGGCCAATATGGAAACCGGCAAGCTGCAGGAGCTGACCGGCAAGCTTGAAGATCTGACCGCGCAACTGAAAGTGTAG
- the rimP gene encoding ribosome maturation factor RimP: MTDDALKETIARLAEPLATSLGLVIWGVEIVRAGRTLVRLFVDVPFNTTPDPQADTALSANDDTDAPALVALSATLDQCEEISRHIGLALEVEDTIPEAYVLEVSTPGLTRLFFSLDQMRHYMGDVVEARLLRAVAINESSPEGPNPSHGGPRRLWRGELLAVEDASFTLAPAIISAEGEVTPEALPPVCIPWDAVRRASRMYIFRQPQKPGKSRANTPASKGKAADKPGKTKKSKSSGSEENP; the protein is encoded by the coding sequence ATGACCGACGACGCACTCAAAGAAACCATCGCTCGCCTCGCCGAACCCTTGGCAACCTCACTGGGTCTGGTTATCTGGGGGGTGGAGATCGTCCGCGCCGGACGCACCTTGGTTCGGCTTTTTGTGGACGTGCCGTTCAACACGACGCCTGACCCGCAGGCCGACACCGCCCTCAGCGCGAACGACGACACCGATGCGCCTGCCCTGGTCGCGCTTTCCGCCACGCTGGACCAGTGCGAAGAAATTTCGCGTCATATTGGTCTTGCCCTTGAGGTGGAAGACACCATTCCTGAAGCATATGTGCTGGAGGTTTCCACCCCCGGCCTCACGCGCCTTTTTTTCAGCCTTGACCAGATGCGCCACTACATGGGCGATGTCGTTGAAGCCCGCCTGCTCAGGGCTGTGGCCATCAACGAGAGCTCGCCGGAAGGTCCCAACCCCTCGCACGGCGGCCCCCGCCGTCTGTGGCGGGGCGAACTGCTTGCAGTGGAAGACGCGTCGTTTACCCTGGCCCCTGCCATCATCTCGGCGGAGGGCGAGGTAACCCCCGAAGCCCTGCCCCCGGTGTGCATTCCCTGGGACGCGGTACGCAGGGCCAGCCGCATGTATATTTTCAGGCAGCCGCAAAAACCGGGCAAGAGCCGCGCCAACACCCCTGCCAGCAAGGGCAAGGCAGCAGACAAACCCGGCAAGACAAAAAAATCAAAATCCAGTGGTTCTGAAGAGAACCCGTAA
- the nusA gene encoding transcription termination factor NusA has product MNLELKKAIDQISKDKGLDRNMLIDTLEDAVRTSVLRRFSEDMDVEVTYNDETGDIEVYQFKIVMDDDDVANPDTQIEYSEAIKHDPSVQVDDEMGFRVKVEDLGRIAAQSAKQVIIQRMRDAEQEIIYTEYKDRVGEIVSGIVQRRDKGGWVVNLGRTEAILPREEQIPREHYKRGDRVQALIIEVRQEGRGPQVVVSRSHRDYMAALFRREVPEVDDGVVQIMGVARDPGSRAKVAVLSRERDVDPVGACVGVRGSRIQNIVQELHGERIDIVVWSPDIATYARNALAPALVSRIVVDEEENLLEVIVPDDQLTNAIGRKGQNVKLAARLLGWKVDIFTETRYNEANAIGHGLEQVASVAEVSIEALLAAGYSSLDNLREATDQELSDKLTISAARIADLRSAINFLAPIVESTPESSAVELAKPTATESGDAKE; this is encoded by the coding sequence ATGAATCTTGAACTCAAAAAGGCCATTGACCAGATCAGCAAAGACAAGGGCCTTGACCGCAATATGCTCATCGACACGCTCGAAGACGCCGTGCGCACCTCGGTGCTGCGCCGCTTCAGCGAAGATATGGACGTTGAAGTAACCTACAATGACGAAACGGGCGACATTGAGGTCTATCAGTTCAAAATCGTCATGGACGACGACGACGTTGCCAACCCCGACACGCAGATCGAGTATTCCGAAGCGATCAAGCACGATCCTTCCGTGCAGGTCGACGACGAAATGGGCTTCCGCGTCAAGGTGGAAGACCTGGGCCGCATTGCCGCCCAGTCGGCCAAACAGGTGATCATCCAGCGCATGCGCGATGCAGAGCAGGAGATCATCTATACGGAATACAAGGACCGCGTGGGCGAGATCGTCTCCGGCATCGTGCAACGCCGCGACAAGGGCGGCTGGGTAGTGAACCTGGGCCGTACCGAAGCCATTTTACCCCGCGAGGAGCAGATTCCCCGCGAGCACTACAAGCGCGGCGACCGCGTGCAGGCCCTCATCATCGAGGTGCGCCAGGAAGGGCGCGGCCCGCAGGTGGTTGTCTCCCGCTCGCACCGCGACTACATGGCGGCGCTCTTCCGCCGCGAGGTGCCCGAAGTGGACGACGGCGTGGTGCAGATCATGGGCGTCGCCCGCGACCCCGGCTCCCGCGCCAAGGTCGCCGTGCTCTCGCGCGAGCGCGATGTGGACCCCGTGGGAGCGTGCGTCGGCGTGCGCGGCTCGCGCATCCAAAATATTGTGCAGGAGCTGCACGGCGAGCGCATCGACATCGTCGTCTGGAGCCCCGACATAGCCACCTATGCCCGCAACGCCCTGGCCCCGGCCCTGGTTTCGCGCATTGTGGTGGATGAAGAAGAAAACCTTCTGGAAGTCATCGTGCCGGACGACCAGCTTACCAACGCCATTGGCCGCAAGGGCCAAAACGTCAAGCTGGCCGCCCGTCTGCTGGGCTGGAAGGTCGATATATTTACAGAGACCCGCTACAACGAGGCCAATGCCATCGGTCACGGCCTTGAGCAGGTGGCCAGCGTGGCGGAAGTTTCCATCGAGGCGCTTCTGGCTGCGGGCTACAGCTCGCTGGACAATCTGCGCGAGGCCACGGACCAGGAACTCTCCGACAAGCTCACCATCAGCGCGGCCCGCATTGCCGACCTGCGCTCGGCCATCAACTTCCTGGCCCCGATTGTAGAAAGCACCCCCGAGTCCTCGGCGGTGGAGCTGGCTAAGCCCACCGCTACGGAAAGCGGAGATGCAAAAGAATAA
- a CDS encoding YlxR family protein has protein sequence MCVICRRRFPKADLDRHVLAEQGILTLDAEKTRPGRGWYICSDPECAAKFAKFRPGTRRKGGKHV, from the coding sequence ATGTGCGTCATCTGCCGCCGCCGCTTTCCCAAGGCCGACCTCGACCGTCATGTGCTGGCGGAGCAGGGAATTTTGACTTTAGACGCAGAAAAAACCAGACCGGGCAGAGGCTGGTATATATGTTCCGATCCTGAATGCGCGGCAAAGTTCGCCAAATTCAGACCCGGAACACGGCGCAAGGGGGGAAAACATGTCTGA
- the infB gene encoding translation initiation factor IF-2, translating into MSDDKIKIKDLCGDISQDSKDVLRAARELGLPVKSATGSVTSEEATRLRDYFAEQKQVDAERTGSHPSVIVRRRRKDSPQEAESAAQAAPAAAPVKPDAPKENTSVAEPVAEAALAAPVEKPVAPRAQVAEAQAAPAAEPKARIVKPAKVISPARVISRPSDRTEAEAEAPVAPAAPVVEAPAAAPAAVAETPVEKSQADKAEQQDKAAKAARVARPDASAMPEGSSAPTLPQRAPESRVTEAGNSDDGAVVRRAPRGEAPSAPQVRIISRPVPGAAPQQEARPARTGDSRPGGYGAPRDGAGRPPRPGGFRPGGDGRPGGAPRPAGGPRPAGPAGGFGQQAAPASPSDTRDGQSKKKRLKGRRTVDFQQGDFGRRTDDDDSGRLNRGKGRRKTGRSAVVPQSTQPLKAAKRKIRITEAIRVADMAHQMGLKANEIIKVLFGLGIMATINQTLDIDTATLVAAEFGYEVEKIGFSEDDYLVPKEVDAPESLKPRPPVVTIMGHVDHGKTSLLDAIRKSNVTSGEAGGITQHIGAYHVKTKRGEIVFLDTPGHEAFTAMRARGAQVTDLVILVVAADDGVMEQTREAINHSRAANVPIMVAVNKMDKPGADPDRVLRELAELGLQAEEWGGDTIVAKVSAKSRMGLDELLEMVALQSEIMELKANPDKPARGHIVEAKLDKGRGPIATVLIQEGTLRQGDSFVCGTFSGRVRALMSDQGKKVKDAGPSLPVEVQGFEGVPEAGEEFFVVTDEKVARRIADSRAVKQRERDLASESRVTLETFLSQRKSDQETLTLNLVVKADVQGSLEAITEALNKQSTDKVRINVVHGGTGAITESDILLASASQAIIIGFNVRPTSKIKDVADHENVDIRFYEIIYKLVDDIKSAMAGMLAPVQREVYLGQAEVRDTFSVPKVGLIAGSYVADGKIARNAGVRLLRDGVVVYTGKISSLKRFKDDAKEVVKGNECGVGLENFNDVKIGDIIEAFETVEEAATL; encoded by the coding sequence ATGTCTGATGATAAGATAAAAATTAAGGATCTTTGCGGGGATATCTCGCAGGACTCCAAGGATGTACTGCGTGCCGCGCGTGAGCTCGGCCTGCCGGTAAAATCCGCTACCGGTTCCGTCACCTCAGAGGAGGCCACTCGCTTGCGCGATTACTTTGCCGAACAAAAACAGGTTGATGCGGAGCGCACCGGTTCGCACCCCAGCGTTATAGTACGCCGCCGCCGCAAGGACTCCCCGCAGGAAGCGGAATCCGCAGCGCAGGCGGCCCCCGCTGCCGCGCCGGTCAAGCCTGACGCCCCCAAGGAAAATACCTCCGTGGCCGAGCCCGTGGCCGAAGCCGCCCTCGCCGCTCCGGTGGAAAAGCCCGTTGCGCCCAGGGCGCAGGTTGCAGAAGCACAGGCCGCCCCCGCTGCCGAGCCCAAGGCGCGCATCGTCAAACCTGCCAAGGTTATTTCGCCCGCCCGCGTCATCAGCCGCCCCAGCGACCGCACAGAAGCCGAGGCCGAAGCCCCGGTCGCGCCTGCTGCCCCGGTTGTCGAAGCCCCCGCGGCTGCACCGGCCGCCGTTGCGGAAACCCCGGTGGAAAAATCCCAGGCCGACAAGGCTGAACAGCAGGACAAGGCCGCCAAGGCCGCCCGCGTGGCGCGCCCCGACGCCTCGGCCATGCCCGAAGGTTCCTCCGCGCCCACGCTGCCGCAGCGCGCGCCCGAGTCCCGCGTTACCGAAGCTGGCAACAGCGACGACGGCGCGGTTGTCCGTCGCGCTCCGCGCGGCGAGGCCCCCTCGGCCCCGCAGGTTCGCATCATTTCCCGCCCTGTGCCCGGCGCCGCTCCCCAGCAGGAAGCCCGCCCCGCACGCACGGGCGACAGCCGCCCCGGCGGCTATGGCGCGCCCAGAGACGGCGCAGGCAGACCGCCCCGTCCCGGCGGCTTCCGTCCCGGCGGCGATGGACGCCCCGGCGGCGCTCCGCGTCCGGCTGGCGGCCCCCGTCCCGCTGGTCCTGCTGGCGGCTTTGGGCAGCAGGCTGCGCCTGCCTCGCCCTCTGACACCCGCGACGGACAGAGCAAAAAGAAACGCCTCAAGGGTCGCCGCACCGTTGATTTTCAGCAGGGTGATTTCGGTCGCCGCACCGACGACGACGACAGCGGTCGTTTGAACAGGGGCAAGGGGCGTCGCAAGACCGGCCGTTCGGCGGTCGTGCCGCAGTCCACCCAGCCCCTCAAGGCGGCCAAGCGCAAGATCCGCATTACCGAAGCCATCCGTGTCGCCGACATGGCCCACCAGATGGGCCTTAAGGCCAACGAGATCATCAAGGTCCTGTTTGGTCTCGGCATCATGGCCACCATCAACCAGACCCTGGATATCGACACCGCCACGCTTGTGGCCGCCGAGTTTGGGTACGAAGTTGAAAAAATCGGCTTTTCTGAAGACGATTATCTGGTGCCCAAGGAAGTGGACGCGCCCGAAAGCCTCAAACCGCGTCCGCCTGTGGTCACCATCATGGGTCACGTTGACCACGGCAAAACCTCGCTGCTCGACGCCATACGCAAGTCCAACGTCACCAGCGGCGAAGCCGGCGGCATCACCCAGCACATCGGCGCATACCACGTAAAGACCAAGCGCGGCGAAATCGTGTTTCTTGACACTCCCGGCCACGAAGCCTTCACGGCCATGCGCGCCCGTGGCGCTCAGGTGACAGACCTTGTTATTCTTGTGGTTGCCGCCGACGACGGCGTCATGGAGCAGACCCGCGAAGCCATCAACCACTCCCGCGCCGCCAATGTGCCTATCATGGTGGCCGTGAACAAAATGGACAAACCCGGCGCCGACCCTGACCGCGTGCTGCGCGAGCTGGCCGAGCTGGGCCTGCAGGCCGAAGAATGGGGCGGCGACACCATTGTGGCCAAGGTTTCGGCCAAGAGCCGCATGGGTCTCGACGAGCTGCTCGAAATGGTTGCCCTGCAGTCCGAAATCATGGAACTCAAGGCAAACCCCGACAAGCCCGCCCGTGGTCACATTGTGGAAGCCAAGCTCGACAAGGGCCGGGGACCCATCGCCACGGTGCTCATTCAGGAAGGTACGTTGCGCCAGGGCGACAGCTTTGTGTGCGGCACCTTCTCTGGCCGCGTGCGCGCGCTCATGAGCGACCAGGGCAAAAAGGTCAAGGATGCAGGCCCCTCGCTGCCTGTTGAAGTGCAGGGTTTTGAAGGCGTGCCTGAAGCCGGTGAGGAATTCTTTGTGGTCACCGACGAAAAGGTCGCCCGCCGCATCGCCGATTCGCGCGCCGTCAAGCAGCGCGAACGCGACCTTGCCTCCGAGTCGCGCGTCACCCTTGAGACCTTCCTGTCGCAGCGCAAGTCCGATCAGGAGACCCTGACCCTCAACCTTGTGGTCAAAGCCGACGTGCAGGGCAGTCTCGAAGCCATTACCGAGGCCCTCAACAAGCAGAGCACCGACAAGGTGCGCATCAACGTGGTGCACGGCGGCACAGGCGCTATCACGGAATCCGACATTCTGCTGGCCTCCGCCTCGCAGGCCATCATCATCGGCTTCAACGTGCGGCCCACCTCCAAGATCAAGGATGTGGCCGACCACGAAAACGTGGATATCCGCTTTTACGAAATCATTTACAAGCTCGTGGACGATATCAAAAGCGCCATGGCGGGCATGCTTGCCCCTGTGCAGCGCGAGGTGTACCTGGGTCAGGCCGAAGTGCGCGATACCTTCAGCGTGCCCAAAGTGGGGCTTATCGCCGGTTCGTATGTGGCCGACGGCAAAATCGCCCGCAATGCCGGTGTACGCCTGCTGCGCGACGGCGTGGTTGTCTACACGGGCAAGATCTCGTCGCTCAAGCGCTTCAAGGATGACGCCAAGGAAGTCGTCAAGGGCAACGAATGCGGCGTGGGTCTTGAGAACTTTAACGACGTAAAGATCGGCGACATCATCGAAGCCTTTGAAACTGTCGAAGAGGCCGCCACTCTCTAA
- a CDS encoding DUF503 domain-containing protein has product MFMAVLTVEFSLNGNDNLKAKRRVANSLKQKTRNKFNVAIAEAGTEDSLTLLRLAVVSISNSETHLRSRMDKCALMMEAVCPEEMVDSQVEIYAAD; this is encoded by the coding sequence ATGTTTATGGCGGTTCTTACCGTAGAATTCAGCCTGAACGGCAACGACAACCTCAAGGCAAAACGCCGCGTTGCCAACAGCCTGAAACAGAAAACAAGAAACAAATTTAATGTCGCCATTGCCGAAGCGGGAACAGAAGACAGCCTGACCCTGCTGCGCTTGGCGGTAGTGTCCATTTCAAACAGCGAAACGCATCTGCGCAGCCGCATGGACAAGTGCGCGCTCATGATGGAAGCGGTTTGCCCCGAAGAAATGGTTGACAGCCAGGTGGAGATATATGCAGCCGACTGA